The Bacteroidota bacterium genome has a window encoding:
- a CDS encoding NAD-dependent epimerase/dehydratase family protein, translated as MIRKILITGGAGFIASCLAEKLAEQAKNNIVIVDDLTTGAIEKIPHSKHDNVRFIKADVNVFDDISNIFFSFQPDYVFHYAAVVGVNRTLENPVKVLNDVSGIKNILNLSKSTGVKRVYYSSSSEVYGEPVELPQHEETTPLNSRLPYAIVKNIGEAYLKAYKKEFGLDFTVFRFFNTYGPKQSKDFVISKFINCALRNADMEIFGDGRQTRTFCFIDDNIEATINAFYKNLFIDDVVNIGSDIEITILELAKTIIKLTDSKSKIIHLPPLAEGDMTRRQPDATKMKKLLNRNFLSLEEGLKKILADTRFILKD; from the coding sequence ATGATCCGAAAAATCTTAATTACAGGCGGAGCCGGATTCATAGCGAGTTGTCTTGCTGAAAAACTTGCTGAGCAAGCGAAAAATAATATCGTGATTGTTGACGACTTAACAACAGGAGCTATAGAAAAAATTCCTCACTCCAAGCACGACAATGTTCGCTTCATCAAAGCTGATGTGAATGTATTTGATGACATCTCAAATATTTTTTTCTCTTTTCAGCCGGATTATGTTTTTCATTACGCGGCTGTAGTGGGAGTAAATCGTACGCTGGAAAACCCTGTGAAGGTCTTGAACGATGTTTCGGGCATAAAAAATATTCTGAATCTTTCTAAAAGTACCGGAGTGAAAAGAGTTTATTATTCTTCCTCCTCCGAAGTTTATGGCGAGCCGGTTGAACTACCTCAACATGAAGAAACTACCCCCCTGAATTCCCGTTTGCCCTATGCCATTGTGAAAAACATTGGCGAAGCGTATCTCAAAGCATATAAAAAAGAATTCGGTTTGGATTTTACAGTATTTCGATTTTTTAATACCTACGGGCCAAAACAAAGCAAAGATTTTGTGATTTCTAAATTCATTAACTGCGCTTTGAGAAATGCTGATATGGAAATTTTTGGCGATGGAAGGCAAACCCGCACGTTTTGTTTCATTGATGATAACATTGAAGCAACTATCAACGCTTTCTACAAAAATCTTTTTATTGACGATGTAGTCAACATCGGCAGCGATATTGAAATAACCATTCTTGAACTTGCGAAAACAATTATCAAACTCACTGATTCAAAATCCAAAATCATTCATCTCCCTCCGCTTGCCGAAGGCGACATGACACGCAGACAACCGGACGCCACCAAAATGAAAAAACTTCTCAATAGAAATTTTCTTTCACTGGAAGAAGGCCTGAAAAAAATTCTTGCCGACACACGATTCATCCTGAAAGATTAA
- the rfbA gene encoding glucose-1-phosphate thymidylyltransferase RfbA, whose translation MKGIILAGGSGTRLHPLTLAISKQLMPIYDKPMVYYPLSVLMMAGINEVLIISTPHDLPSFQKLLGDGKNLGCKFAYAEQKNPNGLAQAFVIGEKFVGKDSVALILGDNIFYGGGLGRLLKQYQNPEGGVVFAYHVSDPERYGVVAFDKKGKAISIEEKPQQPKSNYAVPGLYFYDNSIIKIAKNLKPSARGEYEITDVNKEYLKQGKLKVGILDRGTAWLDTGTFSSLMQASQFVQVIEERQDLKIGCIEEVAYRMGHINKIQLKKLAEPLMKSGYGKYLLKIAEE comes from the coding sequence ATGAAAGGAATAATTCTCGCAGGAGGTTCAGGCACGCGGCTTCATCCGCTCACTCTTGCTATTAGCAAGCAACTCATGCCGATTTACGACAAGCCTATGGTTTATTATCCTCTTTCGGTTTTAATGATGGCGGGAATAAACGAAGTGCTTATCATTTCAACTCCTCATGATTTACCGAGCTTTCAGAAACTTTTAGGCGATGGAAAAAATCTCGGATGTAAATTTGCTTATGCTGAACAAAAAAATCCCAACGGGCTTGCACAGGCATTTGTGATTGGAGAAAAATTTGTTGGCAAAGATTCTGTAGCGCTTATTCTTGGCGACAATATTTTTTACGGAGGTGGTTTGGGAAGATTGCTCAAGCAATACCAGAACCCTGAAGGTGGAGTTGTATTTGCTTATCATGTTTCTGACCCTGAAAGGTATGGTGTTGTTGCGTTTGACAAAAAAGGTAAAGCAATTTCCATAGAGGAAAAACCGCAACAGCCAAAATCAAATTATGCGGTGCCCGGATTATATTTTTATGATAATTCCATAATTAAGATTGCAAAAAACCTTAAGCCAAGCGCTCGCGGGGAATACGAAATCACAGATGTAAACAAAGAATATTTAAAGCAAGGAAAACTTAAAGTTGGAATTTTGGATCGCGGAACCGCCTGGCTTGACACAGGAACTTTTTCATCACTGATGCAGGCAAGCCAATTCGTGCAGGTAATTGAAGAAAGGCAGGATTTAAAAATCGGATGCATCGAAGAAGTCGCTTACCGTATGGGGCACATCAATAAAATTCAATTAAAAAAACTTGCAGAACCTCTGATGAAAAGCGGATATGGAAAATATCTTTTGAAAATCGCTGAAGAATAG
- a CDS encoding MMPL family transporter: MWKTIARYILRNRIIITVVLAGITVFMGWHTSMVRIQYELPKLLPDSDSTSITYDNFKKLFGKDGAVMVIGIEDSNLYQLKKFNDWYDLTYQIKKVKGIQEVVSVARLNNLTKNDSLHKFEFNPIINQKPKTQEETDSLKNVIENLPFYEGFLYEKKSGTQIMAITFNTKELDSKDRLAIVDTIRNHVNDFLAKHSELKTKVHFSGLPYIRTEIARTILHEMLLFMGLALLVTTIVLFLFFRSILPVLFSILVVCVGVTWSLGCIHLFGYQITSISGLIPPLLIIIGIPNCILLLNKYHIEFSRHKSQGLALARMIEKIGISLFLANVTTSIGFAVFCFAKSKILFEFGLVASLNVMATYVISMHLIPIIFSFLPAPHEKHTKHLSRKFLAKVLETIDYWVHHHRRIIYAAVTIIVLISIYGITKIKVLGYVVDDLPEKHPIYKDMKFFQEKLGGVLPFEIVVDGKREGIALKDRTLRKINKLQKLLSQYEEFTRPLSIVEAIKFSNQAMNDGKKKFYILPGSLDLAKIADYSSSAKEKQDRFRAFLDSTKRYTRVSVQMADIGSIKMKALVKELRPLIDSVFNFDYDENKWAADSLRFNVAATGTSMMFMEGNGFLVQNLLESVLLAIVLIALVLYTLFMSPRMISVSVIPSLVPLIITAGLMGFFDIHLKPSTILIFSIAFGISSDGTLYFLTKYRQEYKHFPNSISKCVSLTIKETGVSMIYTAIILSCGFGIFTASSFGGTAALGLLISITLFMAYCSNLILLPCFLLSLEKRLTTKALLETPIIEVEDDEDEDDEK; encoded by the coding sequence ATGTGGAAAACGATTGCCCGCTATATCCTTCGCAACAGAATTATAATCACGGTTGTTCTTGCGGGCATTACTGTTTTCATGGGCTGGCACACGAGCATGGTGAGGATTCAATACGAACTTCCGAAACTTCTTCCCGACAGCGACAGCACGAGCATTACGTATGATAATTTTAAAAAACTTTTCGGCAAGGACGGAGCCGTGATGGTCATCGGCATTGAAGACAGCAATTTATACCAGTTGAAAAAATTTAACGACTGGTATGACCTCACCTATCAAATAAAAAAAGTAAAAGGAATTCAGGAAGTCGTTTCTGTTGCGCGGCTGAACAATCTCACAAAAAATGATTCGCTTCACAAATTTGAGTTTAATCCGATCATAAATCAAAAACCAAAAACTCAGGAAGAAACTGACAGCTTGAAAAATGTAATAGAGAATCTTCCCTTCTACGAAGGATTTCTGTATGAGAAAAAATCCGGCACGCAGATCATGGCGATTACGTTCAATACTAAGGAACTTGATTCAAAAGACCGTCTTGCCATTGTTGACACTATCCGCAATCACGTAAATGATTTTCTTGCCAAGCATTCTGAACTAAAAACAAAAGTTCATTTTTCAGGGCTTCCGTACATCCGCACAGAAATCGCGCGCACCATTCTCCACGAAATGCTTTTGTTCATGGGGCTTGCTCTTCTTGTCACCACGATTGTTCTGTTCCTTTTTTTTCGTTCGATACTTCCCGTTTTATTTTCCATTCTTGTAGTTTGCGTAGGCGTAACATGGTCGCTTGGATGCATTCATCTTTTCGGCTATCAGATAACGAGCATTTCAGGATTGATTCCTCCGCTTCTCATTATCATTGGAATTCCTAATTGCATTCTGCTTCTGAATAAATATCACATTGAATTTTCCCGCCACAAAAGCCAGGGGCTCGCGCTTGCAAGGATGATAGAAAAAATCGGCATTTCTCTTTTTCTTGCGAATGTTACTACTTCCATCGGTTTCGCTGTGTTTTGTTTCGCCAAAAGCAAAATACTTTTTGAATTCGGATTGGTTGCTTCCCTCAACGTGATGGCGACCTATGTTATTTCCATGCATCTGATTCCTATCATCTTTAGTTTTCTGCCGGCTCCGCACGAAAAACATACAAAACATCTTTCACGAAAATTTCTCGCTAAAGTTTTGGAGACTATTGATTACTGGGTTCATCATCACCGAAGAATTATTTACGCAGCTGTAACTATCATCGTTCTGATTTCTATTTACGGAATCACAAAAATAAAAGTGCTCGGCTATGTGGTGGATGATTTGCCGGAGAAGCATCCGATTTACAAGGACATGAAATTTTTTCAGGAGAAGTTAGGAGGTGTTCTTCCGTTTGAAATTGTGGTGGATGGAAAACGGGAAGGCATCGCGCTGAAGGACAGAACGCTGAGAAAAATAAATAAACTTCAAAAACTTTTATCGCAGTACGAAGAATTCACCCGCCCGCTTTCGATAGTAGAGGCGATAAAATTTTCCAATCAGGCGATGAATGACGGAAAGAAAAAGTTTTACATCCTGCCGGGAAGTTTAGACCTCGCCAAGATTGCGGATTATTCTTCCTCTGCGAAAGAAAAGCAAGACCGCTTCCGGGCGTTCCTTGACAGCACGAAAAGATATACGCGCGTTAGTGTTCAGATGGCAGACATCGGTTCCATAAAAATGAAAGCTCTTGTAAAAGAACTTCGCCCCCTCATTGATTCTGTTTTCAATTTTGATTACGATGAAAATAAATGGGCTGCCGATAGTTTGCGATTCAATGTTGCTGCCACAGGAACAAGTATGATGTTCATGGAAGGAAATGGATTTCTCGTTCAGAATTTATTGGAAAGTGTTTTGCTCGCCATCGTTCTGATTGCGCTGGTGCTTTACACGCTCTTCATGTCGCCAAGAATGATTTCTGTTTCCGTTATTCCGAGTTTGGTTCCACTTATCATCACAGCAGGACTGATGGGTTTTTTTGACATTCACCTCAAGCCCAGTACGATTTTAATTTTCAGTATTGCGTTCGGAATTTCCTCTGACGGCACATTATATTTTTTAACGAAATACCGCCAGGAATACAAGCATTTCCCCAACAGCATTTCTAAATGCGTTTCGCTAACCATCAAAGAAACAGGCGTGAGTATGATTTATACTGCTATCATTCTGTCCTGCGGATTCGGAATTTTTACCGCCTCCAGTTTTGGCGGAACTGCCGCGCTCGGTTTATTAATTTCCATAACTTTGTTTATGGCATATTGTTCAAACCTGATTTTGCTGCCTTGCTTTTTGCTTTCGCTTGAAAAACGATTAACAACGAAAGCTCTTTTGGAAACTCCGATAATTGAAGTGGAAGATGACGAAGACGAAGATGATGAAAAATAA